The Lactobacillus acidophilus DNA segment TCCTTTCTATTGTTATAGAATATTTTATTATTAATAGATTAAAAAACAATAGTTAATTAAAATATAATTTTAATAATATAGATGAATATAAAAAAACACCTTCGAAATCAAAGCAAAATTTCGAAGGTGTTTTTTATATTATTTAATTCTATAAGCCAAATGCTAATTTGTATAATAATGCACCGCAGATACCACCAGCAATTGGTGCTACGACTGGAATCCAACCGTAATCCCAATGTGCTGAACCCTTATGAGGCAATGGACAAAGTGCATAAACAATACGTGGACCCAAATCTCTTGCCGGATTCAATGCTGGACCTGTAGGACCACCAACGGCCATAACAAGTGCGGTAATCAAGAAACCAACACCGATATTAGCAATATCTTCTGATTGCTTAAAGAACATGCCACGGTATAAACCAACAGCTACAAATAAAAGAATAGCAGTACCAACAAATTCAGTAATAAAACCGTTTAATTTGCTGTCAGCAATATCACCAGTAGAAAAACTTGCAAAAACTGCATCATCGCTAGATGTTTTTGCGATAAATGGCCAATATACTGCTACTAATAGTAATTGTCCTACAATAGCTCCCAACATTTGAACCAAGATGTAAGGTAAAACTTGATTCCATGGAAAGGCACCTGCACAAGCTTGTGCAAGGGTAACTGCCGGATTCAAGTGGTTACCTGAAATTGAACCAAACATCATTGCAGGTAGCATAACACCAAACCCAAAACTGAAGGCGATTAATAACCAACCACCGTTTGCTTGACCATCGTGGCTATTACCACCAGTTTTAGTTAAAACTGAGTTAGCTACAGCACCATTTCCAAATACAACTAAAATAATTGTACCGAAGAATTCGGCAAAATATTTCATCATCCAAGTATGTTCCATAATAGATACTTTTTACTCCTCTAGAAAAAATAAGTGAAAAATACATACAAGACAAAATTATACACCATCTTGAAAAAATAGATATAGTTTATTAGCAAATTGCAAACATTTTGCTTAAAAATATATGCTGTTATTAATCTGGAAGCTTAATTTGAACTGTTTTAAAGTCAAATGGCTTAATAAAAGACATTTGATAAGCCGTAAGTTGTAATTCTTCTCCTTCTTGAAAATTAGGATTATAAAGTGGATCACCTATGATAGGACAGCCCTTAGCAGCTAAATGAACGCGGATTTGATGAGTTCGTCCAGTTTCCAGCGTTAATTTAACTGTACCAGTATTATCCGGATTAGTTTTTAAAATCTCGTAATGAGTTACCGCTTTTAAGCCATCACTGCGCACCATTCTTTTTCTTTGGTCATCTGGGTCTTGCCCAATAGGAAAATCAATGATGCCTTTATTTTTCAATTTATCAGTGTTGTTAACTTTTGCAATATATTCGCGGTGAAACATTTTGGTAGTTAATTCACGATTAAGAATAGGTACTACTGCAGGATTTTTTGCTACTAAAAGTAGTCCTCCTGTAAGCATATCGAGTCGGTGTACGATATAGGGACTACTGCCTAAATAAGTAGCGCAATCATTTAATGCAGTATCCGTTTCATTTAAATTAGGATGAGTTTTCTGTCCTTTATTTTTATTAATTACGAGGACATCATCATCTTCATATACTATATTAGGCAAATTACCACTAGCCGGATAAATTTGTTGCAATGAATCAATATGATCTAATTTAATGTTAATTCTATCTCCAGGAAAAACTTGCTCGTTAAAATGGTGGTATGTGCCATTAATAGTTACATTGCGCTCAATTCTCAAGTAATGACGCCATTTTCTTGGAATAAGTAATTTACGTAAAACTTCGTTAACTGGTAGTGGGTTAAGATTTTTTGGATAAAAAAGTGTAAAATTATAAACCATAAATATTTCCTAAGTCTGCTTTAATTCTAAACATGTGTTTTAGCAACTATGATACAATTTTCTTGTTTCTAAAAAGGAGCATGTATTTAATGAATAATGACCAACCAAGAAGAAGTAGTTTTAAAGATGCTTGGCATCGATTTGATAACCGCTTCTTTATCGGACGCTGGATTATTTTAATCCTGCTTATTCTTATGCTTTTAACTTGTACATATTATACAATCAAAGTTAAAACTTCGAATATCTCGAATTTAAAAGCATCATTATCAACAACAACAACCATTTATGATTACAAGGGTAAAAAAGCTGGTTCTTTGTATTCACAAAAGGGATCGTTTGTTGAATATGACAAAATTTCGCCAAATATTCAAAATGCCGTGATTTCGACAGAAGATCGTACTTTCTGGAAAAACCCCGGCTTTAGCGTTAAAGGAATGGCCCGTGCTGCCATTAGTTTAATTATTCATCATGGTCAAGTTACCGGTGGTGGATCGACGTTAACACAGCAGTTAGCTAAGAATTCGCTTCTTACGCAGCAGCAAACTTTTTCGCGGAAATTAGAGGAACTATTTTTTGCAATTGAAATCAATCATGTTTACTCTAAAAAAGATATTTTGACAATGTATTTGAACAATGCCTACTTCGGAAATGGGGTATGGGGTGTTCAAGACGCTAGTCGTAGATATTTTGGTAAAGATGCTAGTGAAGTAACTGTCAGTGAAGCCGCAACACTTGCTGCAATTTTGCGTAATCCAAGTTATTATAATCCAGTTGACCATATGGCTAATGCATTATCACGTCGAAACCTAGTTTTAAGTTTAATGGCTGATAATGGCAAAATAACTGCTGCTCAAGCTAAAGCTTATTCTAAAGAAGGATTAACTTTAAGAAACACTTTTAAAAACAAAGATGGCTATCGCTATCCTTACTTCTTTGATGCTGTAGTTGATGAGGCAATTAACAAATATGGTTTAACTGAAGAACAGGTAATGAATAAGGGATTAAAGATTTACACTACTCTTAATCAAAATTACCAAGGACAATTACAAAATACCTTTGAGCAAAGTTGGCTGTTTCCACAAGCGGGAAGCGATGGTGTTGAATGTCAAGGTGCTAGTGTGGCAATGGATCCAGGTACTGGAGCGGTTCGTGCAGTAATTGGTGGACGTGGTCAACATGTCTTTCGTGGTTATAACCGTGCAACACAAATGAAACGTCAGCCGGGTTCTTCAATTAAGCCGATAGCAGTATATGCGCCAGCTCTTCAAAATGGCTATCATTATGATTCAGAGCTATCAAATAAATTGCAAAAATTTGGTAAGAATGGGTACGAACCACATAACGTTGACAACGGCTATTCTGATAAAATCCCAATGTACCAAGCCTTGGCTCAAAGTAAAAATGTGCCAGCAGTTTGGTTATTAGATAAAATTGGTGTAAATAAAGGGGTTCAATCTGTTGAAAACTTTGGTATTAAAGTACCGAAAAGTGATCGTAACCTTGCTTTGGCCTTAGGTGGTCTTTCAAGTGGTGTATCACCATTGCAAATGGCTCGAGCTTATTCTGCTTTTGCCAATAAGGGTAACTTACCAAATAACTCATACTTTATTACTAAGATTACAGATGCAAGTGGTAATGTTTTGGCAGAAAACAATAATCTAGGTACCCATAGAGTTATTTCAGAGAATACAGCAAAAGAAATGACTACGATGATGCTTGGGGTGTTTACTAATGGTACAGGTCAGTCTGCTCAACCTAATGGTTATAAAGTAGCTGGTAAAACTGGATCAACGGAAGTACCTAATTCATATGGTTTCGGTACCAAAGATCAATGGATTGTCGGGTATACACCAGATATTGTTTTAGCTACTTGGGTCGGCTTTGATCGTACTAACCGGCAACATTATATGCAAGGTATCTCTGAAACAGGAATTACTAGGTTGTATAAAGCAGAAATGGAAGGAATCTTGCCATATACTGCACAAACGCAATTTACTGAAAAAGCACCTAGCCAAATTATAAAGAATAATGGTTCAAATTCTGATTGGACTGGTGGATTAGGACAAAAAATTCAAGATGGTATAGGTTCTGCGGGACAGACAATTAATGAATGGTATAATAGTCTGAAAGGGCTATTAGGCCGATAAATTTAGGAGGACTTTATGATTAATATTTATGATTCAGCTAATAAGTTAGCAGAAGATTTGACTCAAACTGATCAATACAAGGCTTTGGCAGATGCTGTAAAGGTTGTCCAAGAAGATGCTGAAAGTGCAGCTTTATTCAAGAAGATGGACGAATTACAAACTAAGATTATGCAATCTCAACAAACCGGTCAACCTTTATCAGAAGAAGATCAACAAGCTTACAAGGACTTAAACGATCAAGTTCAAAACAACAAGCAAATCGTTTCACTTCTTCAAACTGAACAAAGTTTATACGAATTGCTTAACGATATCCAAAAGACCTACTCTAAGCCAATTAATGATCTTTATGAAGATCTTAGAAAATAGAATTTGCAATGAAGTTTATTCACTTTGCAGATGCGCATTTAGATAGTCCATTTCGTGGGCTATCTTTTTTGCCATCTAAGGAATTTAATCAAATATATCAAGCGGCAGATCAATCATTAACTAATATCGTTGATCTAGCTTTGAGAGAAAATGTAGATTTAGTATTAATTGCGGGTGATACTTTTGATAGTAATACTCCGTCTCCAAGAGCCCAGCTCTTTTTTGCTCAGCAGATTAAGCGATTAACTGACAAAAATATTCAAGTAGTCATGATTTTTGGTAATCATGATCATATGAAACAAGAAGATTTATTGGTTAATTCTAGTCCATACTTTAAACTTTTGGGTAATGAAGAAAAGGTAGAAAAAGTATCGTTTAAAACTAAGACAGGCTTTGAATATGACGTTGCCGGTTTTTCATATCTAAATAATCATATTACTCACGATATGTTGCAGTTTTTCCCTGAAAAGAATCAAAATTATATATTCGGTTTGATGCATGCCCAAGTTAAAGATTTAGCTAAAAATGATTATGCGCCATTCACAATACGTGATATGCAAAATTTAAATTATGATTATTTTGCTTTGGGACATATTCATGCAAGAAATAATTTAAGTGAGCAACCGCTAATCGTTTATCCAGGTAATATTCAGGGGCGTCATATTAATGAAATGGGAGAAAAAGGATGTTACTTAGGTGAAGTAGATGAAGATACGCATAAGACCAGCCTTAAATTTATGCCAACAGCTCCTATTTTATGGCAAAATGCTCAAATTGATTTGAATAAGGAAATTGGTAAAAATCTTTTGCAAACTAAGATTGTTTCGGCTTTAACAGCTACTAAGAAAACCTACTTTAGTTTAAAAATAAATGGCGCACAATTTTTAACTGAAGAGGAAAAAGAATTGGTTCAAGATTCCGATTTTTGGCAAACAATTTCACAGAACTTACTATTTGATTCACAGTTGGTGGATGTTCGCTTTGAAGTGAATGAAAGTTTGGAATTAAATGATAATGATCAAGCCGCTTTTAAGCAAGCTAAGAATGAAATTTTTGCTTCAGATGAATTTGATCAGATAGTAAATGATTGGAAGAAAAAAGACATGCTAGCTGCTAATTTGGCAGAGGAGCCGAATTTTGTGAATGAAGTTAAGCAACTAGCAGAAGTGAAGTTAATGAGTAAATTGAAAGGGATAAGTAATGAGGCTGAAACAGATTAAAATTGTTAACTTTGGGCAGTTCTCAGACCAAACTTTTGATTTGCCTAGTGATAAAATTGATGTCTTTTTTGGTGCAAATGAAGCGGGGAAAAGTACTACTGTAGCATTCATTAAGCAAATTTTGTTTGGCTTTCACTTACGTAGTAATTCTTCTCCATTTTTTGAAGATTACACACCACTAGCTCATGTTAGTCCAATGGGCGGTAGTTTAGTTTTTGAAAATAATGGTAGCGAATATAAATTAGAGCGTTTATATGCCAAGGGAGATAAGACTAAACGCGGTATCTTGACGGTTAAAAAAGATGGTGAAGTAGTGCCAGAAAGTATCTTTTATGACCAGATCCAAAACATTGATGGTCCATTTTATGCGGATAGTTTTATTTTCAATCAAGAAATGCTGGGGCAAGTAAGCAGTTTAAGCCAGGAAGATTTGCTAGAGCGTATATATTATTTAGGTGCAGCTGATAGTGGAAAATTACTTGAATTGCGTGACGATTTTGCTAAAGAAGCCAGCAAATTATTTAAAAAGACTGGTAAAAAGCCAGAAGTTAATCGTTTACTTAAACAGGTAGAAATACAGCGTGATAATTTAGCACAAACTCAAGCTGAATTTACTGATTATGAGACACTAGCTCAAAAAGTTTCGGCTAAAAAATCGGAATTAATAGAAAAGCAAAAATTATTGGCTGATTTACAAAAAAAGGCAGATAATCTGTACCACCTTGAAAAAGAAGTAAGCAATTATCAAAATTTGCTTGATTTACAAAAACAGAGCAAAAATATCTCTTTTGATAGTGAAAATTATCAAAGGGCACAGGATATTATGGCTCAAGGCCGCAATTTAAAAAATACAATTCAAGCTTTAGAAGAGCAAATAAATAATTTATCTGACATTAATTTAGCTAATGTGACTGAAGATAAAAAACTAGTACAGCAAAAGCCACGATTGTTGCAGTGGCAAGCAGAATATCGTGCCTGTGTACAAAAACAAGAGCAATTAGAACAAGAAAAAAATCAATTGTTGTCTTTATCGCCTGAATTAAGAGAAGTACTTAACTTGAGCTCTACCCAAATTCAACAATTGCAAACTGATTATACTAATTTGCCTAAAGTTGAAGAAAAAGAATTAATTGTAAATTCAAATAATAAGTTTTGGTATGCAGTAGGTGGAACTTTAGCTGGATTGGGTTTGGTTTTACTGGGTGCAATTGGGTCATTAGGGATAGTTGCTTTAGTTACTGGAATTATCTTTATTGCTGCTGGTTATGTTAAAAATAATAATGATCATAAACAAAATGCAGTTATTTTAGAAAAACAAAAATTAGTTGTTGAAAAGCGAGAGGACTTTCAGGCTAAGTATGGTTTAAATCCAGATACGCTCAATTTAAATAATTTGTTGACTAATTTGAATCAATATCAATTAAAGGAAAGTACTGAAAAAACAAATGCTGCACAAATAAATGAAATCAATCAAGAAACAGAGCAACTTGCAACTAATTTGCAAAATGTATTAAAAATGCACGTTGATAATAACTTTGATGACCTTTTATCTAGCTTGGATGAGTTAGAAAATCAAGTTAGTCATGTTCAGGAAATATCACAACAAAAAACAAATTTGACAGCTTCTTTAGCTCAAGATAATCAAGATTTGAAAGAACTTGGATTAAAGCTGCAAGCCTTATTGGCTAAAGCAGATGTAAAGGATATGGCAGAATATGATAAACTCTACCAAGAATCATTACATCAAACTAAACTTCAAACACAAATCGAAGTATTGAAAAAGAGTCTAAATAATGATTTGGCTGAATTGCAACAGATTGTTGATCAACCTAATGAGCTACAAAAGCAGCTGCAAATTATGACAGAAAAAATTGCTGCTACTACAGATGAAGTAAATACTTTGCAACAGCAAGTTGCTGAACTACAAGTACAATTGAATAATTTGTCAGATTCAACTGCAGTTTTTGAGGCAAAACAAGATTTAGCTAATGCTGAAACTAACTTTACTAACAGTAGTAAAGAATATTTAGCTAATTTATTGGCTGCTAAGTGGATCAGTAGATCGCTTGATATAGCTTCTAATGAGCGTTTTCCTAAAATGCTTAAGGCAGCTAAAGAATATCTAAAACTTCTTACAGGTGGTCGCTATGTCGATTTAGAGTTAGATAAAAAACTTACAGTAATTAGAAATGATGGTAAGAAACGCGAAGTTAAATATTTATCACGTGGAACTGCTGAGCAGTTGTATTTTGCTTTAAAGCTGGCCTTTATTGAACAAATAAAAGATAAAATTAATTTACCAATTTTGATTGATGATTCATTCGTTAATTTTGATGATCGTCGAATTGGCTACATCGATAAATTACTTAAGAAAATTAGTGAAAATAACCAGGTGTTAATTTTTACAGCACAAGAAAGTTTGGTTAATAAGTTGCAAATCAAGCCATTGACTTTCATGAAAGGAATTAAGGATGCTTAA contains these protein-coding regions:
- a CDS encoding MIP/aquaporin family protein; its protein translation is MEHTWMMKYFAEFFGTIILVVFGNGAVANSVLTKTGGNSHDGQANGGWLLIAFSFGFGVMLPAMMFGSISGNHLNPAVTLAQACAGAFPWNQVLPYILVQMLGAIVGQLLLVAVYWPFIAKTSSDDAVFASFSTGDIADSKLNGFITEFVGTAILLFVAVGLYRGMFFKQSEDIANIGVGFLITALVMAVGGPTGPALNPARDLGPRIVYALCPLPHKGSAHWDYGWIPVVAPIAGGICGALLYKLAFGL
- a CDS encoding RluA family pseudouridine synthase; the encoded protein is MVYNFTLFYPKNLNPLPVNEVLRKLLIPRKWRHYLRIERNVTINGTYHHFNEQVFPGDRINIKLDHIDSLQQIYPASGNLPNIVYEDDDVLVINKNKGQKTHPNLNETDTALNDCATYLGSSPYIVHRLDMLTGGLLLVAKNPAVVPILNRELTTKMFHREYIAKVNNTDKLKNKGIIDFPIGQDPDDQRKRMVRSDGLKAVTHYEILKTNPDNTGTVKLTLETGRTHQIRVHLAAKGCPIIGDPLYNPNFQEGEELQLTAYQMSFIKPFDFKTVQIKLPD
- a CDS encoding ATP-binding protein gives rise to the protein MRLKQIKIVNFGQFSDQTFDLPSDKIDVFFGANEAGKSTTVAFIKQILFGFHLRSNSSPFFEDYTPLAHVSPMGGSLVFENNGSEYKLERLYAKGDKTKRGILTVKKDGEVVPESIFYDQIQNIDGPFYADSFIFNQEMLGQVSSLSQEDLLERIYYLGAADSGKLLELRDDFAKEASKLFKKTGKKPEVNRLLKQVEIQRDNLAQTQAEFTDYETLAQKVSAKKSELIEKQKLLADLQKKADNLYHLEKEVSNYQNLLDLQKQSKNISFDSENYQRAQDIMAQGRNLKNTIQALEEQINNLSDINLANVTEDKKLVQQKPRLLQWQAEYRACVQKQEQLEQEKNQLLSLSPELREVLNLSSTQIQQLQTDYTNLPKVEEKELIVNSNNKFWYAVGGTLAGLGLVLLGAIGSLGIVALVTGIIFIAAGYVKNNNDHKQNAVILEKQKLVVEKREDFQAKYGLNPDTLNLNNLLTNLNQYQLKESTEKTNAAQINEINQETEQLATNLQNVLKMHVDNNFDDLLSSLDELENQVSHVQEISQQKTNLTASLAQDNQDLKELGLKLQALLAKADVKDMAEYDKLYQESLHQTKLQTQIEVLKKSLNNDLAELQQIVDQPNELQKQLQIMTEKIAATTDEVNTLQQQVAELQVQLNNLSDSTAVFEAKQDLANAETNFTNSSKEYLANLLAAKWISRSLDIASNERFPKMLKAAKEYLKLLTGGRYVDLELDKKLTVIRNDGKKREVKYLSRGTAEQLYFALKLAFIEQIKDKINLPILIDDSFVNFDDRRIGYIDKLLKKISENNQVLIFTAQESLVNKLQIKPLTFMKGIKDA
- a CDS encoding PBP1A family penicillin-binding protein, producing the protein MNNDQPRRSSFKDAWHRFDNRFFIGRWIILILLILMLLTCTYYTIKVKTSNISNLKASLSTTTTIYDYKGKKAGSLYSQKGSFVEYDKISPNIQNAVISTEDRTFWKNPGFSVKGMARAAISLIIHHGQVTGGGSTLTQQLAKNSLLTQQQTFSRKLEELFFAIEINHVYSKKDILTMYLNNAYFGNGVWGVQDASRRYFGKDASEVTVSEAATLAAILRNPSYYNPVDHMANALSRRNLVLSLMADNGKITAAQAKAYSKEGLTLRNTFKNKDGYRYPYFFDAVVDEAINKYGLTEEQVMNKGLKIYTTLNQNYQGQLQNTFEQSWLFPQAGSDGVECQGASVAMDPGTGAVRAVIGGRGQHVFRGYNRATQMKRQPGSSIKPIAVYAPALQNGYHYDSELSNKLQKFGKNGYEPHNVDNGYSDKIPMYQALAQSKNVPAVWLLDKIGVNKGVQSVENFGIKVPKSDRNLALALGGLSSGVSPLQMARAYSAFANKGNLPNNSYFITKITDASGNVLAENNNLGTHRVISENTAKEMTTMMLGVFTNGTGQSAQPNGYKVAGKTGSTEVPNSYGFGTKDQWIVGYTPDIVLATWVGFDRTNRQHYMQGISETGITRLYKAEMEGILPYTAQTQFTEKAPSQIIKNNGSNSDWTGGLGQKIQDGIGSAGQTINEWYNSLKGLLGR
- a CDS encoding YlbF family regulator, with protein sequence MINIYDSANKLAEDLTQTDQYKALADAVKVVQEDAESAALFKKMDELQTKIMQSQQTGQPLSEEDQQAYKDLNDQVQNNKQIVSLLQTEQSLYELLNDIQKTYSKPINDLYEDLRK
- a CDS encoding metallophosphoesterase family protein, with the translated sequence MKFIHFADAHLDSPFRGLSFLPSKEFNQIYQAADQSLTNIVDLALRENVDLVLIAGDTFDSNTPSPRAQLFFAQQIKRLTDKNIQVVMIFGNHDHMKQEDLLVNSSPYFKLLGNEEKVEKVSFKTKTGFEYDVAGFSYLNNHITHDMLQFFPEKNQNYIFGLMHAQVKDLAKNDYAPFTIRDMQNLNYDYFALGHIHARNNLSEQPLIVYPGNIQGRHINEMGEKGCYLGEVDEDTHKTSLKFMPTAPILWQNAQIDLNKEIGKNLLQTKIVSALTATKKTYFSLKINGAQFLTEEEKELVQDSDFWQTISQNLLFDSQLVDVRFEVNESLELNDNDQAAFKQAKNEIFASDEFDQIVNDWKKKDMLAANLAEEPNFVNEVKQLAEVKLMSKLKGISNEAETD